In the genome of Notamacropus eugenii isolate mMacEug1 chromosome 5, mMacEug1.pri_v2, whole genome shotgun sequence, one region contains:
- the DFFA gene encoding DNA fragmentation factor subunit alpha — MEFSEETPDAGETPGTLKPCLLRRNQSREHHGAAASSLEELRSKACDILAIDKSLEPITLVLAEDGTIVEDEDYFLCLPDNTKFVALTCNETWKYSNTDGGTAWLTQESFEGKDETDSSSEGCRWKNLARQLKGDLSSIILLAEEDLQVLIDVPCSDLAQELSQSPSRTQDLQNTLQQVLDHREEARQSRQLLQLYLQALEKEGGILSKQAESETTLDEGMDDVDSRVAGYVTLSNHVLIVLKEKSCPELSLSSQDLELVTKEHPEALAQALSWDLEKAEAIQRACQQQLTLRLQQVQSLNALHSISARQNSLTEEPVSLKRAK; from the exons ATGGAGTTCTCGGAGGAGACCCCGGACGCCGGGGAGACCCCGGGCACCTTGAAGCCCTGCCTGCTGCGGCGCAACCAGAGCCGGGAGCATCACGGCGCGGCGGCCTCCAGCCTGGAGGAGCTGAGGAGCAAGG CTTGTGACATCCTAGCCATCGACAAATCATTAGAGCCGATCACTCTGGTCCTGGCAGAGGATGGCACCATCGTGGAAGATGAAGATTACTTCCTATGTCTACCTGACAACACCAAGTTTGTAGCACTCACCTGCAACGAGACATGGAAATACAGCAATACAG ATGGGGGCACAGCATGGCTCACCCAGGAATCCTTCGAAGGAAAAGATGAAACAGACAGCAGCAGCGAGGGGTGCCGGTGGAAGAACCTGGCCCGACAGCTCAAAGGAGATCTCTCCAGCATCATCCTCCTGGCAGAGGAAGATCTTCAG GTACTCATTGACGTTCCCTGCTCAGACTTAGCTCAGGAGCTCTCCCAGAGTCCTTCAAGAACCCAGGACCTCCAGAACACACTCCAGCAGGTGCTAGACCATAGAGAAGAAGCCCGGCAGTCTAGGCAGCTGCTGCAGCTCTATCTCCAGGCCCTGGAGAAAGAGGGAGGCATCCTATCAAAGCAGGCAG AGTCTGAGACTACTTTGGATGAAGGGATGGATGACGTGGACTCACGGGTTGCTGGCTATGTCACACTCTCCAATCACGTCCTGATAGTGCTGAAGGAAAAGTCTTGCCCAGAGCTGAGCTTATCCAGCCAGGACTTAGAG TTGGTGACAAAGGAGCACCCAGAGGCCCTGGCTCAGGCTCTGAGCTGGGACCTGGAAAAGGCCGAAGCCATCCAGAGAGCCTGTCAGCAGCAGCTCACCCTGCGCCTGCAGCAGGTCCAGAGCCTCAACGCACTCCACAGCATATCTGCCAGGCAGAATTCTCTGACCGAAGAGCCTGTGAGCCTTAAACGGGCCAAGTga